The DNA segment CCGAAAATACCTCCCAGCCAATTTCTACTCGTGGACTGCTTCTCGATTCTTCACCGGCCGGAACAATTAGCCTCAAAGGTCCGATCCAAGGATTTGCCGTCGGTACAATGTCAGGACTTCAAGGAAAACCTGTTCATGGTATTTTTGAACCGCCGCTGCGCGTTGGATTTGAGTTTGCATCAAGGGCTGTCAATCATGATTTTCCCGAATCGGCTTCCACCGTTTTTTCCTATCTAGAGGATGGCGTCCGAGTTGCAAATGAAACACGGGGTCGGCTTGATATGGATGAAATGAATATTATTAATAACTTCGATCCAGATAAGCAAGACTATGGGTTTCTCAAAAAAGCCAATGCAGTAATTGTTTACACTCATGCCGATACGGAAGCGGCGGATGTAACTGTACAGTGGTCGGTGGCAAGTTGGCTATGGAAAACTGCACTCGCTCGTCAACAAATTAGTATGGGCGAAATAGCCATCAAAGACGGTAGACATGCAAATCCAAACACTGCACCAGACCCATACAACCAAGCGTTACTCTCACTTCTAAAACAAACAGGTCTACCGAGTATCGCCGATCTGCGACGCGAGGAGTTCTACGACCACTTTGATCGAGTTGGAAACGATAGATTGCCTAGTTAGGGGGGTTAACTGTGCTGATCAGGTGTCTGCTGGCTGCTACCAGGACGAACGTCAGTAGTCATTGGCGCCGGAAATCCGCTACCCGCGGCGAGCGGCTGTGGTGATCTTCGGGCGTGAACAAACACAAGGAGTGCACCTGCGATTACCATAATGAGTGCAAACAGCGATGCAACGATGACGAGAATAATCATAAGCGGTGATGAGAGATTGAAGGCAGATGCCCCAGACTCATCACTTGTTTGTGACTTTGCTCCCTCAGCAAACTTATTGATAAAGTAGTTATCATTATATTTTGCCTGTAGTGTAGAGAACGTTTTTGAGGCTTCAGAATACCGGCCAGCCCCAAATTGGTCAAGACCCTGTTGCCAGAGTGAAGCGACCGAACCATCCGTTTTGAGGGAAATATTGTTTTTTGAGAGCAAGTTACGCAAATCGTTTGCGTCACGCACATACCCGTTTGTAAAACATGTCTCACCATTACGGCTACATCCTTGGATCGTAGCACCGTATGTGTTCAGCCCAACTTGCACACCCTTTTTGTTGAACGCCGGACCACCGCTATTTCCTGATGCAATACGTGCAGAGGTGATGAGAAGTGTATGACCACCGGCGTCGCCGTTTTGCTTTATCTCTAGTACCTCTCCCTGTGTAATACTTGGGTAGGTTTTGACACTTTTTGTGCCGAGACCATCATCAACAAATGCGGGATATCCTATAGCAGTAACTTCTTCGCCTTGCCCAATATCTGAGGCTGTTCCCAGTGATACTACCGGAAAATCACCCTCAGCCTTGATAATTGCGACATCCGAATGTGATGATGACGCATTAAATGTCATGGAAGATTCATCAAAATCATAATCTACAAGACTAGCTTTAATACGAGTTTTGTCGTATGTCCAACTAGAGCTATCAATATTAAATTTCAGAGGAGTATCTGATGTTTGGACGACAATATGCCGCTCAGTATTGGTTCGCAAGACGCCAGTTAGCGGCGTTCTAGAGCCGATTAAGATAAGCGCTTGTCTTGCCTGTTTGTCACCGGCTTTTGCTTTGGCCATAGTATCATTGATCTGATCCTGAGTAGCATAGCCCGCCTGGACTGCATACTTGAAATAGTTATTGAGCACCGACGGATCGTCTATATAGGAGAGCCCGTAGAGCAGAACATCAAGCTGGACAGTATAAACAACATGACCGTTGGTAGCAATATACCCGTCGCTTGAGATAAATGACCCGCTGCCAATTACCGGAATACCACAGAGATGTTTCACTGAAAAACTTGCTCCGTTGTCAGCACGTAAGGTCAAGTCGGTACACGAGAAAACACCGATCCGTACCGTGGCAGGTTGGTTGTGGGCGACAACTGGAACGAATGTTTGACTGTTGAGCACATCGGGTACATTTGCCGTGTCTGATGCTGCATTCTTTGTGGGATTCACCGTGTCTGTCGAAGCAAGATCAAACGAAGTAGCCACCATTGTCGATATACCCGCAGAAACAACTGAACTTTCTGCATAGGCAGAATCAAGCGGCTTTGAGTAGGAGACACTTGCAATCACCTTCATATAGCTTTGATATTCGTCAAGCGTCTGATCGACAAAGCTGTCGGTAAACGATATCCAGTAGGGGCGATCGTTTTGAACTGTCATAAGATAGTACGAATAACTTGAAGTTGTACTACCAAGGAGATCGTACGTATGCACGGCAAGAATCTCTCTATAGTCCACCGATCCGATCTTTATTATTTTGTCACTCTGTACTGTGTCGCCATTCTTTGCGATCGTCTCTTTTTGGCGTGCCACAAGTAATTCAATCGGAGAGAGAGCCTGGTATTTCTGTTCTAATTTACTTTTGTCGAAGTAATTCTGATGATGATTTGTGAATAATCGCATCCCTGGATGTGAAATATAGTCATATTCACCCTTTGGGCTAGTGGCAGCAATAGGATCAATCGTTATCATCACATAGGCACGACGGGTATCGAGATCTGTTCCGTCGTATTCTTCTCCCGTCACCATACCAGGCTTCTGAACTTTATCCAATACTTGACCGTGAGCGATATGCGTTTGGGAATTGTACGTGATGGCCATACCCAAATCAGAACGAATAGTTTTATCATACTTCTCAGCAATCGTATCCTGAACGATAGCTTTTATCTTTGTTTGTGCAGATGGATTAATGTAATTTGTAATATTTTTCCCGTAAGTAAACAACAACCCGATGCAAGCGACGAGCAGGATGCTGCTTACAAGCAAAATAATACTCAGGTGTTTCTTGTGTCGATGTTCGAGCCGTGGCATATATCCTCTTTTTTATTCCAGTTATGCTCATAGTAACATTAATATTTAAAAATAAATACACTCCCGAGTAGTGGAAGTGTATTTATTTTGTGGTAGTTTCAGACTACTACATTAGGTACGAGCAAAGTGAGCAAACGCTCGGTTTGCTTCAGCCATCTTGTGCGTATCTTCTTTTTTCTTGTAGGCAGCACCAGTTTCGTTGTAGGCATCGACAATTTCAAGCGCCAGACGTTTTTCATATGGCATACCATTTCGGGCACGTGCACTCTGTACGAGCCACGTGAAGGCATAGTGAAGTTGACGATGACCTTGGACGGGAAATGGAATTTGGTAGTTCGCACCACCGACACGACGGCTCTTAACTTCAAAGTTTGGCGAAATGTTTTTGAGTGCTCGCTCGAACACTTCAAGCGGTTCCTCGCTTTTGAGTGTTTTTGCCGCCTGCTCGAGCGCAGTATAGACCATGCGCTCTGAACCCAGCTTTTTTCCATCGAGCATTGATTTGTTGATAAGGCGCTGCACAAGTACACTCTGGTATTTGCGGTCAGGCTTAATCGTGCGTTGTAATTTCTTGGTTACTTTACGAGGCATGACTACTTCCCTTCCTTCTTGGTACCGTACTTGCTACGGCCCTGTTTGCGCTTTGATACGCCCTGGAGATCGAGTGCACCGCGCACGATGTGATAGCGCACACCCGGCAGGTCAGGTACGCGGCCACCACGAACCAGGACCACGGCGTGCTCCTGTAGGTTGTGGCCTTCACCACCGATGTAAGCCCAAACTTCATGACCATTCGTCAGACGAACACGAGCAACCTTCCGGAGGGCTGAGTTAGGTTTCTTTGGGGTTTTTGTTGTCACCTTGACACAAACACCACGCTTGAGTGGCGCATCTTGGTCATAGTAACGAACCTTGAGCGCGTTATGAATACGTCCCAGTGCTGGAGACTTTGACTTCTTACCAGCGACCGAGCGCGGTTTGCGCACCAATTGATTGATAGTTGGCATAGAAAAGCGGTTCCTTGATTAGATCAATTTTATAAAACTATGGTAGACGTTTTAGCGTCTATCGCTGCATGTTCGAAGCGCAGCAAACGCCTGACACGCTCGTCCCTTTGCCATCATGCTTCGTTCGCACCGTGAAACAGAGATGACTAAGAGATGAAACTCATCTTTCATCGTACCAAAAAGTCATGCTTTTGTCTAGTGCATTGCACGATGGCACCCCCCGGGGTAAAATAAGCGTGAGAACTATTCATGAATAATCAACCGCCTC comes from the Candidatus Saccharimonas aalborgensis genome and includes:
- a CDS encoding alpha/beta hydrolase gives rise to the protein MSTNVESKPTSWIDRLRGRKFMRKIGAGAMAVQAITGITSEMGFSLMPSAVYSYAETDEAKTYTPNTFCIFLPGRGITRLARDFADAYQPTTRQYCRSTVLEYSEGGISEKELEHSIRRYVNDHAIPDRPIQLVVIASSMGGNVAVPVFGAIARDTENTSQPISTRGLLLDSSPAGTISLKGPIQGFAVGTMSGLQGKPVHGIFEPPLRVGFEFASRAVNHDFPESASTVFSYLEDGVRVANETRGRLDMDEMNIINNFDPDKQDYGFLKKANAVIVYTHADTEAADVTVQWSVASWLWKTALARQQISMGEIAIKDGRHANPNTAPDPYNQALLSLLKQTGLPSIADLRREEFYDHFDRVGNDRLPS
- a CDS encoding S1 family peptidase; the encoded protein is MPRLEHRHKKHLSIILLVSSILLVACIGLLFTYGKNITNYINPSAQTKIKAIVQDTIAEKYDKTIRSDLGMAITYNSQTHIAHGQVLDKVQKPGMVTGEEYDGTDLDTRRAYVMITIDPIAATSPKGEYDYISHPGMRLFTNHHQNYFDKSKLEQKYQALSPIELLVARQKETIAKNGDTVQSDKIIKIGSVDYREILAVHTYDLLGSTTSSYSYYLMTVQNDRPYWISFTDSFVDQTLDEYQSYMKVIASVSYSKPLDSAYAESSVVSAGISTMVATSFDLASTDTVNPTKNAASDTANVPDVLNSQTFVPVVAHNQPATVRIGVFSCTDLTLRADNGASFSVKHLCGIPVIGSGSFISSDGYIATNGHVVYTVQLDVLLYGLSYIDDPSVLNNYFKYAVQAGYATQDQINDTMAKAKAGDKQARQALILIGSRTPLTGVLRTNTERHIVVQTSDTPLKFNIDSSSWTYDKTRIKASLVDYDFDESSMTFNASSSHSDVAIIKAEGDFPVVSLGTASDIGQGEEVTAIGYPAFVDDGLGTKSVKTYPSITQGEVLEIKQNGDAGGHTLLITSARIASGNSGGPAFNKKGVQVGLNTYGATIQGCSRNGETCFTNGYVRDANDLRNLLSKNNISLKTDGSVASLWQQGLDQFGAGRYSEASKTFSTLQAKYNDNYFINKFAEGAKSQTSDESGASAFNLSSPLMIILVIVASLFALIMVIAGALLVFVHARRSPQPLAAGSGFPAPMTTDVRPGSSQQTPDQHS
- the rpsG gene encoding 30S ribosomal protein S7, encoding MPRKVTKKLQRTIKPDRKYQSVLVQRLINKSMLDGKKLGSERMVYTALEQAAKTLKSEEPLEVFERALKNISPNFEVKSRRVGGANYQIPFPVQGHRQLHYAFTWLVQSARARNGMPYEKRLALEIVDAYNETGAAYKKKEDTHKMAEANRAFAHFART
- the rpsL gene encoding 30S ribosomal protein S12; the encoded protein is MPTINQLVRKPRSVAGKKSKSPALGRIHNALKVRYYDQDAPLKRGVCVKVTTKTPKKPNSALRKVARVRLTNGHEVWAYIGGEGHNLQEHAVVLVRGGRVPDLPGVRYHIVRGALDLQGVSKRKQGRSKYGTKKEGK